Proteins from a genomic interval of Papaver somniferum cultivar HN1 chromosome 4, ASM357369v1, whole genome shotgun sequence:
- the LOC113271529 gene encoding N-alpha-acetyltransferase MAK3-like produces the protein MEETRKEEEEEAVMEEFDPSEIDYVSYGGEHHLPLIMRLVDKELSEPYSIFTYRYFVYLWPQLSFLAFHKGNCIGTVVCKMGEHRNTFRGYIAMLVVIKSYRGKGIATELVTRSIQVMMESGCEEVTLEAEVSNKGALALYGRLGFIRAKRLFRYYLNGVDAFRLKLLFPRPEISSLLRMANNEDGYYHNNQQFEEGSSQVN, from the exons ATGGAGGAGACGAGgaaggaagaagaggaagaagcagTGATGGAAGAATTTGATCCATCAGAAATAGATTATGTTAGTTATGGTGGTGAACATCACTTGCCTCTCATCATGCGATTAGTTGATAAAGAACTTAGTGAACCCTATTCTATCTTTACTTACAGATACTTTGTCTATCTATGGCCTCAACTTTCTTTCCTG GCGTTTCATAAAGGAAATTGTATTGGAACAGTTGTTTGCAAGATGGGTGAACATAGGAATACTTTCAGAGGATATATTGCTATGCTTGTTGTTATCAAATCTTATAGAGGAAAAGGCATTG CTACGGAGCTTGTTACCCGATCGATACAAGTGATGATGGAATCGGGATGTGAAGAG GTAACACTAGAAGCAGAAGTGTCAAACAAGGGAGCACTTGCGTTGTATGGTCGTCTTGGGTTTATCAGGGCAAAAAGGCTCTTCCGGTATTACTTGAATGGAGTTGATGCTTTCCGGCTTAAGTTATTGTTTCCTCGGCCAGAGATAAGCTCCCTGCTTAGGATGGCAAATAACGAAGATGGCTATTATCATAACAATCAGCAATTTGAGGAAGGAAGTTCTCAAGTCAACTAA
- the LOC113271528 gene encoding protein BONZAI 1-like — protein sequence MGNCFSDGGAKSAAAGGAGATSASPNNHHHHQSGAGGAASNDAVDLYLNSHGYRGLFSQIELSLSASNLRDRDTLSKSDPMAVIYTKGRDGKLEEVGRTEVVLNSLDPVWIAKHTVKYHFEILQTYVFRVYDVDSQFHNVPVKMLKLDEQQFLGEVTCALSEIVSKPTRSLTLNLVNGEEHAKDNHFQKLGVLTIRAQECTSSKTTAEIIFRCSDLEYKDLFSKSDPFLVISKAVGSGSLIPVCKTEVKKNDHNPTWKPVFLNLQQIGSKDTPLTIECFNFNSNGRHDLLGKTEKSLADLENLLNEEGESLFVPDVVGQSVQNKVLKSRLFVEKYSESTQHSFLDYIAGGCEMNFMVAVDYTASNGNPRLPDSLHYIDPSGRPNAYQKAIKDVGDVLQCYDSDKCYPCWGFGARPIDGPVSHCFNLSGSSIHSEVDGIQGILTAYDGALHNVQFAGPTLFGPIIHAASEIASQSLANNEHKYFVMLIITDGVITDLQETIDSLVKASDLPLSVLIVGVGGADFKEMETFWQVLDADKGGRLESSSGKIASRDIVQFVPLQRLQGGEISVVHSLLAELPSQFLTYMRSRDIQPRQPRNSQKCT from the exons ATGGGGAATTGTTTCTCTGATGGTGGTGCTAAATCAGCTGCTGCTGGTGGCGCTGGTGCCACTTCAGCTTCTCCAAataatcatcaccaccaccaatctGGTGCTGGTGGCGCCGCTTCTAATGACGCCGTCgatttatatcttaactcacacGGTTATCGAGGTCTTTTCTCCCAGATCGAG TTGTCACTTTCGGCTTCAAACTTACGAGACAGGGATACATTATCCAAG AGTGATCCAATGGCAGTTATTTATACCAAAGGAAGAGATGGGAAACTTGAAGAAGTTGGTCGAACTGAAGTGGTATTAAACTCACTAGATCCTGTGTGGATCGCAAAACATACTGTTAAGTACCATTTTGAGATCCTGCAGACTTATGT ATTTCGGGTTTATGATGTAGATTCACAGTTTCACAATGTACCAGTAAAG ATGCTTAAGCTGGATGAACAACAGTTTCTGGGGGAGGTCACTTGTGCCTTATCTGAG ATAGTATCTAAACCAACCCGGTCATTGACACTAAATCTTGTAAATGGAGAAGAACATGCTAAGGATAACCATTTTCAGAAATTAGGGGTGCTCACTATTCGTGCACAAGAGTGTACTAGCTCAAAGACAACAGCGGAGATTATCTTCCGGTGTTCAGATCTTGAATACAAAGATCTCTTCTCTAAAAGT GATCCTTTCCTGGTCATTTCAAAAGCTGTTGGGAGTGGATCACTGATTCCTGTTTGCAAGACAGAAGTGAAAAAGAATGATCACAACCCGACATGGAAGCcagtcttcttaaatcttcagcaAATTGGAAGCAAG GATACACCTTTAACTATTGAATGCTTCAACTTTAATAGCAATGGAAGACATGATTTGCTTGG CAAAACTGAAAAATCGCTAGCCGACTTGGAAAATCTACTCAATGAAGAGGGAGAAAGTTTGTTCGTGCCAGACGTAGTTGGACAAAGTGTACAAAACAAG GTATTAAAGAGTCGACTTTTTGTGGAAAAGTATTCTGAGAGCACACAACACAGTTTCCTGGATTACATCGCAGGTGGATGCGAAATGAATTTCATGGTGGCTGTTGATTATACAG CTTCAAATGGAAATCCACGCCTCCCAGATTCCTTGCATTACATAGACCCCTCAGGCAGGCCAAATGCATACCAGAAA GCAATTAAAGATGTTGGAGATGTCTTACAATGCTATGATTCAGACAAGTGTTACCCTTGTTGGGGTTTTGGAGCACGACCAATTGATGGTCCGGTCTCTCATTGCTTTAACTTGAGTGGAAGTAGTATTCACTCTGAG GTTGATGGAATTCAAGGTATTTTGACAGCATACGATGGTGCCCTACATAATGTTCAATTTGCAGGACCTACTCTTTTCGGCCCAATAATTCACGCTGCATCAGAGATTGCCAGCCAGTCTCTTGCCAATAATGAACACAAGTATTTTGTAATGTTAATAATCACG GATGGAGTAATAACTGATCTGCAAGAAACTATAGATTCTCTAGTAAAGGCATCTGACTTGCCATTATCTGTTCTCATTGTTGGAGTTGGCGGGGCTGACTTCAAAGAAATGGAG ACTTTTTGGCAGGTATTGGATGCTGATAAAGGAGGGAGACTAGAAAGCTCAAGCGGAAAAATTGCGTCGCGTGACATTGTACAGTTTGTTCCTCTTCAACGATTACAGG GTGGAGAGATTTCAGTTGTTCATTCACTTCTAGCAGAATTACCCTCGCAGTTCTTAACATACATGCGGTCTAGGGATATTCAACCACGACAACCAAGAAACAGTCAGAAGTGTACATAA